AGCATAAATTACAGATATTTTATAGATAAAGTAAGCCAATCAGGGAAAGAGGAATGGAGTTATGAATTAGATACAATGCGAAGTGATTATTTTGGTTATAGTTTTATTCAGCTTAAAGATGGGAACTATTTGTTAGCAGGAGAAAAAGAGAAAGGTCATTTGTATGTAGCAAAAATAGAGCCATTAAAGTTAGGAGTTGAAGAAGAAAATAAATTGGTAACTATAGGAGGTATCAATTTAAAGAATGATAGAATAGAGTTTGAATTAGGAAAGTCGGGAGATGTGGAGATAGAAATTTCAAATTCAATTGGAGAAAGGATTAAGAGTTATAGGTTTGAGAAGATGAAAGTGGGTAAGCAGGAGTTCAAATTGAATCTGAATGAGTTTACATCAGGAGTGTATTTAGTTCGTATTAGGTCTGAATTAAGTGGTAATTGGAGCGTTGGAAAGTTTATGTTAAAAAAGTAAAAAGAATTAAGAACAAAGGGGCTTTTGCTGCCTCTTTGTTCTTTTCAATATTACAGGATAGCGAATAATAGCAATTACAAAAATATAGAACTGTCTGGTTAAAATACTTTGTAACATTATAGGCAGAAGATATATTTCGACTTCAGTCAATATGAAACTTGACAATTTCAAAATAAACTTAGTTTGAATGTTTTAACTTATTTATAGTTTTTTGACTTTTGAATATTTTATTTCTAGTTATTCTTTTTTTCAACTAAATCATTTGAAATTATGAGAACAAATTTATCAATCAGGACTGCATTATTCTCAGTTTTATTTCTAAGTTTATTAACTTTAAACCTAGACGTACTTACAGTTAAGAAAAAATATTTTAAAAAAAATGAAAATGAGAAAGAAAAACTAGATGGTTCAGATTTGGCAATATTGCAAGAAATCGAATTAACTAAAGATCCTAGTTTAGGAATTGTACCACACGATAGATTATTTAAAGCAATAAAATACACGAATTCATTAAATAAAATTAATTCAACTTCAATTACTTGGAACAACTTAGGTCCTAAAGATGTAGGTGGTAGAACAAGATGTATAATGGTTGACCCGAATGAATCAACTTTGAATACTGTATGGATAGGTTCTGTTGGTGGTGGCCTTTGGAAAACAAACAACGTAACTTTAGCAAATCCTACTTGGTTACCTGTTGATGAACTTCTAGCAAATTTAGCTGTAACAACTATTACTTATAATCCAAATAATAGTAATGAGTTTTACTTCGGAACAGGAGAAGGTTGGTATAATAGCGATGCAATTCGAGGTGATGGAATATTTAAATCATCTAATGGAGGAGTTACTTTTACACAACTTTCTAGCACTGCAAACAACTCTAATTTTAGATATATTCAGAAAATTATATGCCATCCTTCATTAGGTATTTTCGCAGGAACTTCAACTGGAGTATTTAGATCAACTGATAATGGTTCATCTTGGAGTTCAGTTTTATCCGGAGCTTGTTCGGATTTAGAAGTCGGTTCTGATAATACTATTTATGCTTCAATTGGAATTTTTTCTACTGATGGTATATATTCTTCAACAACAGGAGTATCTGGAAGTTGGGTTAAAAGAAATAATAGCTCAAACGGTTTCCCTACTAGTGGCTTTTATAGAATAGAAATAGCTTGCGCTCAAAACAATGCAAATGTTCTATATGCTTTGACTCAAAGTGCTAGTAATAATGGTATTTACAATATTTATAAAACAACTAATAAATGTGTTACATGGACTACATGTAAGAAGCCTACTGATTCAGACCCTGGAATTGGTTCTGACTTTACTCGTGGGCAAGCTTGGTATGATTTAGCATTATCAGTAGATCCTAATAATTCAAGTACTTTATTGATTGGTGGAATAAATTTATTTAAATCTACTAATAGTGGTGCTAATTGGTCTCAATTATCACATTGGTATGGAGGATATGGTAAGCAATATGTTCATGCAGATAATCATTCTATTGTATTTAAACCAGGTAATTCAAGTATAATATATTTTGGAAATGATGGAGGAATTTTTTCTTCAACAAATGGTGGATCTACTATTAGTTCAAAAAATAGTAATTATTGTGTAACACAATTGTTTGCATGTGCAACACATCCAACATCAAATTTGTTTTTATCAGGTGCTCAAGATAACGGATCTTTTAAATACAATAGTTTAACATTAAATACTGGGAATCAAGTAACAGGTGGTGATGGAGCATATTGCCATATAGATCAAAATCAAACTCAATATCAATTCACTGCATATGTATATAATAATTATTATAGATCAACTAATTCTGGTTCTACATTTTCTAGTGTTACATTATCTGGAAATACTGGAGCTAGCTTTATAAATCCAACAACTTATGATAATGTTTCAAATGTTATGTACTGCAGCGACGTAGGAAGATATTGCAGATGGAATAATCCTCAATCTGGGAATTCTCATACAATGATAACTGTTTCCAATTTTGGGAGTTCAGCAAAGATTACTTCACTTAAAGTATCTCCAAATGTTTCAAATAGAGTTTACTTTGGTTTATCAAATGGAAGAGTAATTTATGTTGACAATGCTAACTCGGTAAGTAGTTCTTCTGGGAATTATATAAATAATTTTTCAGGTGTTCCAACAGGATCAGTTTCTTGCATCGAAGTAGAACCGAGTAATGAAAATCATATTATCATTACTTATTCAAACTATGGTATTTCAAGTATTTGGGAAACTAAAAATGGTGGGTCTAATTGGGTTAACATTGAAAATAATTTACCTGATATGCCAATAAGATGGGCATTGTTAAATCCTTTAAATAATAGACAAGTATTCCTTGCAACTGAACTTGGGGTTTGGACTACAGATTCATTGTTTGGAAATAATACTACTTGGTATCCAATCAATTTAGGATTAGCAAATGTTTCTACAAGAATGCTATCTATTCGAAATGATAATTTAATTATTGCA
Above is a window of Chlorobiota bacterium DNA encoding:
- a CDS encoding T9SS type A sorting domain-containing protein; its protein translation is MRTNLSIRTALFSVLFLSLLTLNLDVLTVKKKYFKKNENEKEKLDGSDLAILQEIELTKDPSLGIVPHDRLFKAIKYTNSLNKINSTSITWNNLGPKDVGGRTRCIMVDPNESTLNTVWIGSVGGGLWKTNNVTLANPTWLPVDELLANLAVTTITYNPNNSNEFYFGTGEGWYNSDAIRGDGIFKSSNGGVTFTQLSSTANNSNFRYIQKIICHPSLGIFAGTSTGVFRSTDNGSSWSSVLSGACSDLEVGSDNTIYASIGIFSTDGIYSSTTGVSGSWVKRNNSSNGFPTSGFYRIEIACAQNNANVLYALTQSASNNGIYNIYKTTNKCVTWTTCKKPTDSDPGIGSDFTRGQAWYDLALSVDPNNSSTLLIGGINLFKSTNSGANWSQLSHWYGGYGKQYVHADNHSIVFKPGNSSIIYFGNDGGIFSSTNGGSTISSKNSNYCVTQLFACATHPTSNLFLSGAQDNGSFKYNSLTLNTGNQVTGGDGAYCHIDQNQTQYQFTAYVYNNYYRSTNSGSTFSSVTLSGNTGASFINPTTYDNVSNVMYCSDVGRYCRWNNPQSGNSHTMITVSNFGSSAKITSLKVSPNVSNRVYFGLSNGRVIYVDNANSVSSSSGNYINNFSGVPTGSVSCIEVEPSNENHIIITYSNYGISSIWETKNGGSNWVNIENNLPDMPIRWALLNPLNNRQVFLATELGVWTTDSLFGNNTTWYPINLGLANVSTRMLSIRNDNLIIAATHGRGLYYSESLVSFNQNKKIKDSDVLDSIKAVKSKLITNQETGSSKLLVNVYPNPFNKNLKIKAFSNNEELINLSIYNLKGGLVYSCNITSLNENLIDLSFLSNGNYLAKFDSKNEHSTLKIVKE